In the genome of Halostella limicola, one region contains:
- a CDS encoding DUF4129 domain-containing protein — translation MAHDPRRAVLTLLCALAVLFGATLFPATGLGSAPGAGDPSGGSSTVEYTETSETTTATASETTAETTTTTTTETTTTAEPTTDDETDAEESLLVRTIGGFGGLVVVLFLAGAVAAAYLRRGAFVGALSTGADSGSDRGLPVTALVSGLAASLPDPLTRALGRIPQATMTVVFAVADGALSAGDLLGRSAGGVLRGVGGVLSAFARLFGTVPAVFAGGLAGAGSALFGGLAEVPRSVGRIATGAATRPENESDASEPDAVPSDDLRGDRTDDGPPSIDEAWEALTDRVDLSNPETKTPGEFARAAIDRGLPAEPVRRLTRVVRDVTYGGLPRTDERVGAARSAYEALDSGGDDE, via the coding sequence GTGGCACACGATCCCCGCCGCGCCGTCCTGACCCTCCTCTGCGCGCTGGCCGTCCTCTTCGGGGCGACGCTGTTCCCGGCCACGGGGCTGGGATCCGCCCCCGGAGCCGGCGATCCGAGTGGCGGTTCGTCGACCGTCGAGTACACCGAAACGAGCGAGACGACGACCGCGACGGCTTCCGAGACGACGGCAGAGACGACAACGACAACGACGACGGAGACGACGACGACCGCCGAGCCGACCACCGACGACGAGACCGACGCCGAGGAGTCGCTTCTGGTGCGGACGATCGGCGGGTTCGGCGGCCTCGTCGTCGTGCTGTTCCTCGCCGGTGCCGTCGCCGCGGCGTACCTGCGCCGGGGTGCGTTCGTCGGCGCGCTGTCAACGGGCGCCGATTCGGGCTCCGACCGCGGTCTGCCGGTCACGGCGCTGGTCTCGGGCCTTGCGGCGTCCCTTCCCGACCCCCTCACTCGCGCTCTGGGTCGGATCCCGCAGGCGACGATGACCGTCGTCTTCGCGGTCGCCGACGGCGCGCTCTCGGCGGGCGACCTGCTCGGACGCTCCGCCGGCGGCGTCCTCCGCGGCGTCGGGGGCGTGCTCTCCGCGTTCGCCCGGCTGTTCGGCACGGTCCCGGCCGTGTTCGCCGGCGGCCTCGCCGGCGCGGGGAGCGCGCTGTTCGGCGGCCTCGCCGAGGTCCCGCGGTCCGTGGGACGGATCGCGACGGGCGCGGCGACGCGGCCCGAGAACGAATCGGACGCGTCCGAGCCCGACGCCGTCCCGTCGGACGACCTCCGCGGTGACCGGACCGACGACGGCCCGCCGTCGATCGACGAGGCGTGGGAGGCGCTGACCGACCGGGTCGATCTCTCGAACCCCGAGACCAAGACGCCGGGCGAGTTCGCCCGCGCAGCGATCGACCGCGGGCTGCCCGCGGAGCCGGTCCGCCGTCTCACGCGGGTCGTCCGCGACGTGACCTACGGAGGTCTGCCCCGGACGGACGAGCGGGTCGGCGCCGCCCGCTCCGCGTACGAAGCGCTCGACTCCGGAGGTGACGACGAGTGA
- a CDS encoding DUF58 domain-containing protein, with the protein MTARETGRWRVGVSAALVAGAAGVVVGNTAVFLSALVGFTYAAYGFATRTPPLDVTVERSASAETPHPAEVVAVELTVTNDGDEPISELRVADDPPAALPVVDGPPRRCVSLRPGESAALTYDVRARRGTHEFGAPTLVARNVSGSVERSGVEPVETTLVCDVDADDVALSPETVAATGRVETDAGGEGVEFHAVREYQSADPASRVDWNRYARTRELTTVEFRESRAAGVVVVLDGRDAAAAYRREGEPDGRTLARYAAESVAGELLREKDRVGAAVFGTRRGYLPPSGGSDQCRRIEALLDLDADLPDAVRKRRRRVRRASEEHYETLERTVPDGAQVVFAGPLVDDGALDALRYLRARGRAVTVVSPDVTDAATPGARVAAVERDLRIEGLRGRGIRVVDWSPDEPLRAAVRRVEGRWSR; encoded by the coding sequence GTGACCGCCCGCGAGACGGGCCGGTGGCGCGTCGGGGTCTCGGCCGCGCTCGTCGCCGGGGCGGCGGGCGTCGTCGTCGGGAACACCGCGGTCTTCCTCTCGGCGCTCGTGGGGTTCACCTACGCGGCGTACGGCTTCGCGACCCGGACGCCGCCGCTCGACGTGACCGTCGAGCGCTCTGCGAGCGCGGAGACGCCGCACCCCGCGGAGGTCGTGGCCGTCGAACTGACCGTGACGAACGACGGCGACGAGCCGATCAGCGAACTGCGCGTCGCCGACGACCCGCCGGCGGCCCTGCCGGTCGTCGACGGCCCGCCGCGGCGCTGCGTCTCGCTCCGCCCGGGCGAGAGCGCCGCGCTGACGTACGACGTGCGCGCTCGACGCGGCACCCACGAGTTCGGCGCGCCGACCCTCGTCGCCCGCAACGTCAGCGGGAGCGTCGAGCGCTCCGGGGTCGAACCGGTCGAGACGACCCTCGTCTGCGACGTCGACGCCGACGACGTTGCGCTCTCGCCGGAGACCGTCGCCGCGACCGGCCGGGTCGAGACCGACGCCGGGGGCGAGGGCGTGGAGTTCCACGCCGTCCGCGAGTACCAGTCCGCGGACCCGGCGAGCAGGGTCGACTGGAACCGCTACGCCCGGACGCGCGAACTGACAACCGTCGAGTTCCGCGAGTCGCGGGCGGCGGGCGTCGTCGTCGTGCTCGACGGCCGCGACGCCGCCGCGGCGTACCGCCGCGAGGGGGAACCGGACGGCCGGACGCTCGCGCGGTACGCCGCCGAGAGCGTTGCCGGCGAACTGCTGCGCGAGAAGGACCGCGTCGGCGCGGCTGTCTTCGGCACCCGGCGCGGCTACCTCCCGCCGAGCGGCGGTTCGGACCAGTGCCGGCGGATCGAGGCGCTGCTCGACTTGGACGCGGACCTCCCGGACGCGGTGCGGAAGCGCCGCCGCCGCGTCCGGCGCGCCAGCGAGGAGCACTACGAGACGCTAGAGCGGACCGTCCCCGACGGCGCGCAGGTCGTGTTCGCGGGGCCGCTTGTCGACGACGGCGCGCTCGACGCCCTCAGGTACCTGCGAGCCCGCGGCCGCGCCGTGACCGTCGTCTCGCCGGACGTGACCGACGCGGCGACCCCGGGTGCCCGCGTCGCCGCAGTCGAGCGCGACCTCCGGATCGAGGGCCTTCGCGGGCGGGGGATCCGCGTCGTGGACTGGTCGCCGGACGAACCGCTCCGCGCGGCCGTCCGCCGGGTCGAGGGGAGGTGGTCGCGGTGA
- a CDS encoding MaoC/PaaZ C-terminal domain-containing protein, with translation MAFSYEPHYFEDLEEGQTFESAGRTVTESDFVFHSMFADDWTELHTNAEYSEDGPFGERIGHGPMTFILTTGLVQRCGFVERTVIAFLGMNYMDIPNPLTIGDTIAAEFEVIEKRELDSRDDAGLAVIDGHTENQEGETLFEGDMKFLFKRRDAYGDDPESP, from the coding sequence ATGGCGTTCAGCTACGAACCCCACTACTTCGAGGACCTGGAGGAGGGCCAGACGTTCGAGAGCGCCGGTCGCACGGTGACGGAGTCGGACTTCGTCTTCCACTCGATGTTCGCGGACGACTGGACGGAACTCCACACGAACGCGGAGTACAGCGAGGACGGGCCGTTCGGCGAGCGCATCGGCCACGGCCCGATGACCTTCATCCTCACGACGGGGCTGGTCCAGCGCTGCGGGTTCGTCGAGCGCACCGTCATCGCCTTCCTCGGGATGAACTACATGGACATCCCGAACCCCCTCACCATCGGCGACACGATCGCCGCGGAGTTCGAAGTGATCGAGAAGCGCGAACTCGACTCCCGGGACGACGCCGGCCTCGCGGTGATCGACGGGCACACGGAGAACCAGGAGGGCGAGACGCTGTTCGAGGGCGACATGAAGTTCCTGTTCAAGCGCCGCGACGCGTACGGCGACGACCCGGAGTCGCCCTGA
- the kynU gene encoding kynureninase: MDRAFDADPTVAAERDEADPLAGFADRFHVPEGELYMDGNSLGPLSTDAERTLERVVDEWRELRIEGWTEADPPWFRYAERLGDRLAPLVGADGEEVVVANSTTVNVHTLVGTFLDEAGGDGKVIVDELDFPTDHYAVRAQLRQRGLDPDEHLVVVESRDGRTIEEDDVVAAMDEHDDAAVLFLPSVLYRSGQLLDVERLTRAAQERGVFAGFDLAHSVGVVPHDLSDCGVDFATWCSYKYLNAGPGAIAGLYVNEEHFGATPALAGWWGHEKETQFEMNPTFTPADSAGAWQIGTVPMLSAAPLEGSLDVIADAGIDAVREKSLALTDYLIDLADARLADLGYAIGTPRDPTRRGGHVALEHERAERISRALRDRGVVVDYRPPNVVRVCPSPLYTSFHDVYEAVRHCWEVVADREYERYGADGDDVT; the protein is encoded by the coding sequence ATGGACCGCGCGTTCGACGCCGACCCGACGGTCGCGGCGGAGCGGGACGAGGCGGACCCGCTCGCCGGGTTCGCGGACCGCTTTCACGTCCCCGAGGGCGAACTGTACATGGACGGGAACTCGCTCGGGCCGCTGTCGACGGACGCGGAGCGGACGCTCGAGCGGGTCGTCGACGAGTGGCGCGAGCTACGGATCGAGGGCTGGACCGAGGCCGACCCGCCGTGGTTCCGCTACGCGGAGCGCCTCGGCGACCGGCTCGCGCCGCTGGTCGGCGCCGACGGCGAGGAGGTGGTCGTCGCGAACTCGACGACGGTGAACGTCCACACTCTGGTCGGCACGTTCCTCGACGAGGCGGGCGGTGACGGGAAGGTGATCGTCGACGAACTCGACTTCCCGACGGACCACTACGCCGTCCGGGCACAGCTCCGCCAGCGCGGCCTCGACCCGGACGAACACCTCGTCGTCGTCGAGAGCCGCGACGGGCGGACGATCGAGGAAGACGACGTCGTCGCGGCGATGGACGAGCACGACGACGCCGCGGTGCTGTTCCTGCCCTCCGTCCTCTACCGGAGCGGCCAGTTGCTCGACGTGGAACGGCTGACCCGCGCGGCACAGGAGCGGGGCGTCTTCGCCGGGTTCGACCTCGCGCACTCGGTGGGCGTCGTCCCCCACGACCTCTCCGACTGCGGCGTCGACTTCGCGACGTGGTGCAGCTACAAGTACCTCAACGCCGGACCGGGGGCCATCGCGGGCCTGTACGTGAACGAGGAGCACTTCGGCGCGACCCCCGCGCTCGCCGGGTGGTGGGGCCACGAGAAGGAGACGCAGTTCGAGATGAACCCGACCTTCACGCCCGCCGACTCCGCCGGCGCGTGGCAGATCGGGACGGTGCCGATGCTCAGCGCCGCGCCGCTGGAGGGGTCACTGGACGTGATCGCCGACGCCGGCATCGACGCCGTGCGGGAGAAGTCGCTCGCGCTCACAGACTACCTGATCGATCTGGCGGACGCACGCCTCGCGGACCTCGGGTACGCCATCGGCACGCCCCGCGACCCGACCCGTCGCGGCGGTCACGTCGCGCTGGAACACGAGCGCGCCGAGCGGATCAGTCGGGCGCTGCGCGACCGGGGCGTCGTCGTCGACTACCGACCGCCCAACGTCGTCCGCGTCTGCCCGTCGCCGCTGTACACCTCCTTCCACGACGTCTACGAGGCGGTGCGCCACTGCTGGGAGGTCGTCGCCGACCGTGAGTACGAGCGATACGGCGCGGACGGCGACGACGTCACCTGA
- a CDS encoding DUF7269 family protein encodes MSDRLRAVGAAALVAALAVAFLPAAAPSATPVGPAGSAGLVVESVGALALGAMGLGVLSTGSDGDGSPKSRWYPENRDGTVALSPDAERVGRGIDASVEEFGGGTRRDSYRRYSVTTDLRETAVAVLSARRGYSEVEAIDVVTAGEWTDDARAAALLADEDGPDLPLSIRIRDWARGRAFERRVERAVAEIEALAGRRDESDADRETAPGPVSIAGTPKWGEGDPAPAADADAGDADERGDRA; translated from the coding sequence GTGAGCGATCGCCTCCGCGCCGTCGGGGCGGCGGCGCTCGTCGCCGCCCTCGCCGTCGCGTTCCTGCCGGCCGCGGCCCCGAGCGCGACGCCGGTCGGTCCGGCGGGGTCTGCGGGCCTCGTGGTGGAGTCCGTCGGCGCGCTCGCGCTCGGCGCGATGGGCCTCGGCGTCCTCAGTACGGGATCGGATGGCGACGGTTCCCCGAAGTCCCGGTGGTATCCGGAGAACCGGGACGGGACCGTGGCCCTATCGCCGGACGCAGAGCGCGTCGGCCGGGGGATAGACGCGTCGGTCGAGGAGTTCGGCGGCGGCACCCGACGCGACAGCTACCGGCGGTACTCCGTGACAACCGACCTCCGCGAGACGGCCGTCGCGGTCCTCTCCGCGCGGCGCGGCTACTCCGAGGTCGAGGCGATCGACGTCGTCACCGCGGGCGAGTGGACGGACGACGCCCGGGCCGCCGCGCTCCTCGCCGACGAGGACGGTCCGGACCTCCCCCTCTCGATTCGGATCCGGGACTGGGCCCGCGGCCGCGCGTTCGAGCGGCGGGTCGAGCGCGCCGTGGCCGAGATCGAGGCCCTCGCCGGCCGCCGCGACGAGTCCGACGCGGACCGCGAGACGGCGCCCGGACCGGTCTCGATCGCGGGCACGCCGAAGTGGGGCGAGGGCGACCCAGCCCCGGCGGCCGACGCGGACGCGGGCGACGCCGATGAGAGGGGTGATCGCGCGTGA
- a CDS encoding DUF7519 family protein: MTDAPPTPTAGALAVAVAAVAGLSVGATAGVAVPVGVGVVGACLAAGGVAIASRGGSRRRAAGSVTLTVGLPLAVVGAVRGLLPAPAVTLATVAGVGAVATSAATGSVSDATAALRGIRRRSGAAALVGLLAALTVSHGGGAVAVAAADEAAGVAAAATPFALFVGLQATCLAVTVLLERARPVLDDWLPDARAAPVAAADRFGAGVAEVPLTYAAAFAAQLLALVAGVGAAAFERFLDALPLFGPLFRTAIVSGVLHALAGAVAVLLACVVVGGRVQPAVARRLSPDPPAALSPAVGGVAALVGIPILTAATGETAEFAALSFAVVFLSFVGTFVLVIADGVVLNLGAPERGTGFAVGAALVFVAGVAGAERGAPPVVTFLAVAAALATWDLGSLSTDLGRRVGSDAETRKAEVVHATATLLVGAAAVAVATGALYLLVPQSVPGGERGGFLALVLVFVAVAAFQRSI, encoded by the coding sequence GTGACCGACGCGCCGCCGACCCCGACCGCCGGCGCTCTCGCGGTCGCGGTCGCCGCCGTCGCCGGCCTCTCAGTCGGCGCGACGGCGGGCGTCGCGGTCCCCGTCGGAGTCGGCGTTGTCGGGGCCTGCCTCGCCGCCGGCGGGGTCGCTATCGCGAGCCGCGGCGGCAGCCGGCGACGCGCCGCCGGGAGCGTCACGCTCACCGTCGGCCTCCCGCTTGCGGTCGTCGGCGCCGTCCGCGGCCTGCTCCCCGCACCCGCCGTCACTCTCGCCACGGTCGCCGGGGTCGGTGCGGTCGCCACCAGCGCTGCCACCGGGTCCGTCAGCGACGCGACCGCCGCCCTCCGGGGGATCCGCCGCCGCTCCGGCGCGGCGGCGCTCGTCGGCCTGCTCGCCGCCCTGACCGTCTCCCACGGGGGCGGCGCCGTCGCGGTCGCGGCGGCGGACGAGGCCGCCGGTGTCGCGGCCGCGGCGACGCCGTTCGCGCTGTTCGTCGGCCTGCAGGCGACGTGTCTGGCAGTCACCGTCCTCCTCGAACGGGCGCGCCCCGTCCTCGACGACTGGCTGCCGGACGCCCGCGCCGCGCCGGTCGCCGCGGCCGACCGGTTCGGGGCGGGCGTCGCCGAGGTGCCGTTGACGTACGCGGCCGCCTTCGCCGCGCAACTGCTCGCTCTCGTGGCGGGCGTCGGCGCGGCCGCCTTCGAGCGATTCCTCGACGCGCTCCCGCTCTTCGGCCCGCTGTTTCGGACCGCGATCGTCTCCGGCGTCCTCCACGCCCTCGCGGGGGCCGTCGCCGTCCTGCTCGCCTGTGTGGTCGTCGGCGGCCGGGTCCAGCCCGCCGTCGCTCGCCGGCTCTCGCCGGACCCCCCTGCGGCGCTTTCGCCCGCGGTGGGCGGCGTCGCCGCGCTCGTCGGGATCCCGATCTTGACCGCCGCGACCGGCGAGACCGCCGAGTTCGCGGCGCTCTCGTTCGCCGTCGTCTTCCTCTCGTTCGTCGGCACGTTCGTCCTCGTCATCGCCGACGGCGTCGTCCTGAACCTCGGCGCGCCGGAGCGCGGCACCGGGTTCGCCGTCGGCGCGGCGCTCGTGTTCGTCGCCGGCGTCGCCGGCGCGGAGCGGGGCGCGCCGCCGGTCGTCACGTTCCTCGCCGTCGCCGCCGCGCTGGCGACGTGGGACCTCGGCTCGCTGTCGACCGACCTCGGCCGCCGGGTCGGGAGCGACGCCGAGACGCGAAAAGCGGAGGTGGTCCACGCCACCGCGACGCTGCTGGTCGGCGCTGCCGCCGTCGCGGTCGCGACCGGTGCGCTCTATCTTCTGGTCCCGCAGTCGGTGCCCGGGGGCGAGCGCGGCGGCTTCCTCGCGCTCGTCCTGGTGTTCGTCGCCGTCGCGGCGTTCCAGCGGTCGATCTGA
- a CDS encoding amidohydrolase family protein, which translates to MALPDVLAEADGPRAIDTHAHQPTEEFLHDAGGQMMRDAADRFGTDLETHGYDEMIEEYREAGVGTAVLLGWDAETNTGNPPVPNDYVAEVRDEYDDFFVGFASVDPLKDDCVAEARRAIEDLDLSGFKFQQIAQGFDPSDPEHEELFATIEDLGVPVVFHGGNSTLGACSPGGRGLKIKYGNPMLIDDVAAEHPDLQILIAHPAFPWEKEQLAICQQKGNVYMDLSGWMPRYVDEQVLHYAKTLLSDKVMFGTDYPMLEPEPWLEQFAELGFPEDVQRKILWENAERFLGL; encoded by the coding sequence ATGGCGCTGCCCGACGTACTCGCCGAGGCCGACGGTCCCCGCGCTATCGACACGCACGCCCACCAGCCGACCGAGGAGTTCCTCCACGACGCCGGCGGGCAGATGATGCGCGACGCGGCCGACCGCTTCGGCACGGATCTGGAGACCCACGGCTACGACGAGATGATAGAGGAGTACCGCGAGGCCGGCGTCGGCACGGCCGTCCTGCTGGGGTGGGACGCCGAGACGAACACGGGCAACCCGCCGGTGCCCAACGACTACGTCGCGGAGGTACGCGACGAGTACGACGACTTCTTCGTCGGGTTCGCGAGCGTCGACCCGCTGAAAGACGACTGCGTCGCGGAGGCGCGGCGGGCGATAGAGGACCTCGACCTCTCGGGGTTCAAGTTCCAGCAGATAGCGCAGGGGTTCGACCCGAGCGACCCCGAGCACGAGGAGCTGTTCGCGACCATCGAGGACCTCGGGGTGCCGGTCGTGTTCCACGGCGGCAACTCCACGCTGGGCGCGTGCAGCCCCGGCGGGCGCGGCCTGAAGATCAAGTACGGGAACCCGATGCTGATCGACGACGTGGCCGCCGAACACCCGGACCTGCAGATCCTCATCGCGCACCCCGCGTTCCCGTGGGAGAAAGAGCAACTCGCCATCTGCCAGCAGAAGGGCAACGTGTACATGGACCTCTCCGGGTGGATGCCGCGCTACGTCGACGAGCAGGTGCTGCACTACGCGAAGACGCTGCTCTCGGACAAGGTGATGTTCGGGACCGATTACCCGATGCTCGAACCGGAGCCGTGGCTGGAGCAGTTCGCGGAACTGGGGTTCCCGGAGGACGTGCAGCGCAAGATCCTCTGGGAGAACGCGGAACGGTTCCTCGGGCTCTAG
- a CDS encoding CopG family ribbon-helix-helix protein codes for MPRIEVTLPDDVEVQLDQMVDQGEFVNRDEAVEELLSLGIKEHQTVADTEERGEVGFEEEMMATDERSIGDDDDGYAF; via the coding sequence ATGCCCCGTATCGAAGTGACGCTTCCGGACGACGTCGAGGTCCAGCTCGATCAGATGGTCGACCAGGGGGAGTTCGTCAACCGCGACGAGGCGGTCGAGGAGCTGCTGTCGCTCGGCATCAAGGAGCACCAGACGGTCGCCGACACCGAGGAGCGCGGCGAAGTCGGCTTCGAGGAGGAGATGATGGCGACCGACGAGCGCTCGATCGGCGACGACGACGACGGCTACGCCTTCTAG
- a CDS encoding PaaI family thioesterase codes for MDVESFFEEMPFADLLGVEVTAVDDGHAEGYVEMREELSWNADREMAHGGVTFTLADTVGGAALVSLVDRPVPTIDMRIDYLEAGTGDLRAEADVVRCGSDVGVVDVAVRAEDGTAVADARGVYKTG; via the coding sequence ATGGACGTGGAGTCCTTCTTCGAGGAGATGCCGTTCGCCGACCTGCTCGGGGTCGAGGTGACCGCGGTCGACGACGGCCACGCCGAGGGGTACGTCGAGATGCGCGAGGAGCTCTCGTGGAACGCCGACCGGGAGATGGCCCACGGCGGCGTCACGTTCACGCTCGCCGACACCGTCGGCGGGGCCGCGCTCGTCTCGCTGGTGGACCGGCCGGTCCCGACCATCGACATGCGGATCGACTATCTGGAGGCCGGCACCGGCGACCTGCGCGCCGAGGCCGACGTGGTGCGCTGCGGGAGCGACGTGGGCGTCGTCGACGTGGCGGTGCGCGCCGAGGACGGGACCGCGGTCGCCGACGCCCGCGGCGTGTACAAGACGGGATAG
- a CDS encoding thiolase domain-containing protein: MTEAYVVGAGQSAFGAFPEESYRSLFREAYESARDSVEKGLDPDDIDEAVVATLGVGGRQIGLSGPAVTEHVGLHGVPCTRVENACAAGGYAMRQAVQAVRSGMADVVLAGGYEVMTDLSGDMAKYWLGVSGETEWERLAGTTFAGVYAQMASAHMAAHGTTEDHLSKVAVKNHANGAKNEKAHLNFECSLSDARDAPAVADPLNLYHCCPTSDGAACVVVASERVADEFADDPVRIAGVGAASDSVGLHQRDEYDGIPASRRAAETAYERAGVGPDDLDFAEVHDCFAIAELLAYEDLGFCERGESGDLVESGRTELDGEFPVNPSGGLKSKGHPIGATGTGQIAEAFEQLTGQAGDRQVADAERALTHNVGGSGGAAVVHVLERAAAEEVGR, translated from the coding sequence ATGACAGAGGCGTACGTCGTCGGCGCGGGCCAGTCGGCGTTCGGCGCGTTCCCGGAGGAGAGCTACCGGTCGCTGTTCCGCGAGGCCTACGAGTCGGCGCGGGACAGCGTCGAGAAGGGCCTCGATCCGGACGATATCGACGAGGCGGTCGTCGCCACGCTCGGGGTCGGCGGCCGCCAGATCGGCCTCTCGGGGCCGGCCGTGACCGAACACGTCGGCCTCCACGGCGTCCCCTGCACGCGCGTCGAGAACGCCTGCGCGGCGGGCGGGTACGCGATGCGGCAGGCCGTGCAGGCCGTCCGCAGCGGCATGGCCGACGTGGTGCTCGCCGGCGGCTACGAGGTGATGACCGACCTCTCCGGCGATATGGCGAAGTACTGGCTGGGCGTCAGCGGCGAGACGGAATGGGAACGGCTCGCCGGCACCACGTTCGCGGGCGTGTACGCCCAGATGGCCAGCGCGCACATGGCCGCCCACGGGACGACCGAGGACCACCTCTCGAAGGTCGCGGTGAAGAACCACGCGAACGGCGCGAAAAACGAGAAGGCGCACCTGAACTTCGAGTGCTCGCTTTCGGACGCCCGCGACGCGCCGGCTGTCGCCGACCCGCTCAACCTGTATCACTGCTGCCCGACCAGCGACGGGGCCGCCTGCGTCGTCGTCGCGAGCGAGCGCGTTGCCGACGAGTTCGCGGACGACCCCGTCCGGATCGCCGGCGTCGGCGCGGCCAGCGACAGCGTCGGCCTCCACCAGCGCGACGAGTACGACGGCATCCCGGCGTCGCGGCGGGCCGCCGAGACCGCCTACGAGCGCGCCGGCGTCGGACCAGACGACCTCGACTTCGCGGAGGTCCACGACTGTTTCGCCATCGCCGAACTGCTGGCCTACGAGGACCTCGGCTTCTGCGAGCGCGGCGAGAGCGGTGACCTCGTCGAATCCGGCCGCACCGAACTCGACGGCGAGTTCCCGGTCAACCCCTCCGGCGGCCTGAAGTCGAAGGGCCACCCCATCGGCGCGACGGGAACGGGGCAGATAGCGGAGGCGTTCGAGCAGTTGACGGGCCAGGCAGGCGATCGACAGGTCGCGGACGCCGAGCGCGCGCTCACCCACAACGTGGGCGGGAGCGGCGGCGCGGCGGTGGTGCACGTGCTCGAACGTGCCGCCGCCGAGGAGGTGGGACGATGA
- a CDS encoding alpha/beta hydrolase, which translates to MRTDLDPGLAECVATVERLGVTEWSALSVSEARRVEDEAFGGGDPPELASVRDLTVDGPEGEIPVRVYRPDVETPAQALVFYHGGGWVLGTLDSADDLCRRFARRAGCAVVSVDYRLAPEHPFPAADDDAYTALERVVDDAAAFGVDPERVGVAGTSAGGNLAAATALRARDEGGPPVAQQVLCYPMTGRRFDAESYDENADGPLLTRRDVEWFWDLYLDDADRASDPYAVPLRADDHAGLPPATVVTGGHDPLRDEGVEYAERLADAGVPVDHLHYPSAVHGFLSMADEATVADRAFDETAASIRERF; encoded by the coding sequence ATGCGAACGGACCTCGACCCCGGGCTGGCGGAGTGCGTCGCGACAGTCGAGCGACTGGGTGTGACCGAGTGGAGCGCGCTCTCGGTGTCGGAGGCCCGGCGCGTGGAGGACGAGGCGTTCGGTGGCGGCGACCCGCCCGAACTGGCGTCCGTCCGCGACCTGACCGTCGACGGTCCGGAGGGCGAGATCCCGGTCCGCGTCTACCGGCCGGACGTCGAGACCCCCGCGCAGGCGCTGGTCTTCTACCACGGCGGCGGGTGGGTCCTCGGGACGCTCGATTCCGCTGACGACCTCTGCCGGCGCTTCGCCCGACGCGCGGGCTGCGCGGTGGTCTCGGTCGACTATCGCCTCGCACCAGAACACCCGTTCCCGGCGGCCGACGACGACGCGTACACCGCGCTGGAGCGAGTGGTCGACGACGCCGCCGCGTTCGGCGTGGACCCCGAACGGGTCGGGGTCGCGGGGACCAGCGCCGGCGGGAACCTCGCCGCGGCGACGGCGCTCCGGGCGCGCGACGAGGGCGGACCGCCGGTCGCCCAGCAGGTCCTCTGCTACCCGATGACCGGCCGGCGGTTCGACGCGGAGTCGTACGACGAGAACGCGGACGGACCGTTACTCACGCGGCGAGACGTCGAGTGGTTCTGGGACCTGTATCTCGACGACGCCGACCGCGCGTCGGACCCGTACGCCGTGCCGCTCCGCGCCGACGACCACGCCGGCCTCCCGCCCGCGACGGTCGTCACCGGCGGCCACGATCCGCTCCGCGACGAGGGCGTCGAGTACGCCGAGCGCCTCGCCGACGCCGGCGTTCCCGTGGACCACCTGCACTACCCGTCGGCCGTCCACGGGTTCCTGAGCATGGCCGACGAGGCGACCGTGGCCGACCGGGCGTTCGACGAGACAGCTGCGTCGATCCGGGAGCGGTTCTGA